One window from the genome of Marinitoga hydrogenitolerans DSM 16785 encodes:
- the phoU gene encoding phosphate signaling complex protein PhoU, with product MQNVHHFENEVLILKADISKMLSLILESFNMAIKSLETNDAALAKRVIDLDDKIDDINRKIEDEVYQIIARYNPLAKELRYIITMIKFSNNLERIGDLSCNIAQKVFEFKDNNISALLNEDTLKMIGFSLEMLKEVFKAFNERNVELAIEIWKKDNIIDDLEIQIRKDILNDFKNGKYDEKLIIPYVLIARDIERVSDQVTNLCEEIVYIEKGEKITNFL from the coding sequence ATGCAAAATGTACATCATTTTGAAAATGAAGTTTTAATATTAAAAGCTGACATATCAAAAATGCTTTCTTTAATACTAGAATCATTTAATATGGCTATAAAATCTTTGGAAACTAACGATGCAGCTTTAGCTAAAAGAGTTATAGATTTAGATGATAAAATTGATGATATTAATAGAAAAATTGAAGATGAAGTATACCAGATAATTGCAAGATATAACCCTTTAGCTAAAGAATTAAGATATATAATTACTATGATAAAATTTTCTAATAACCTTGAAAGAATTGGCGACCTTTCATGCAATATAGCACAAAAAGTGTTTGAATTTAAAGATAACAATATTTCAGCTTTACTAAATGAAGATACACTGAAAATGATAGGTTTTTCACTAGAGATGCTCAAAGAAGTATTTAAAGCGTTTAATGAGAGAAATGTTGAATTAGCAATTGAAATATGGAAAAAAGATAATATAATTGATGATCTTGAAATTCAAATTAGAAAAGATATTTTAAATGATTTTAAAAATGGAAAATATGATGAAAAACTTATAATTCCTTATGTATTGATAGCCCGAGATATTGAAAGAGTTTCTGATCAAGTTACTAATTTATGTGAAGAAATTGTTTATATTGAAAAAGGTGAAAAAATAACTAATTTCCTATAG